A DNA window from Campylobacter anatolicus contains the following coding sequences:
- a CDS encoding tRNA dihydrouridine synthase, producing MIDFSKKPLFLAPLAGFSDLPLRSVVKKFGCDVTISEMISANALVYESSAKTLEMVKKSPNEIPYIVQIAGNDIQNIKKAVQIINKFDGIDGIDLNCGCPVPKVIKQCAGSALLNDLDHLKRIVETIKKTSNKSSTSVKIRLGFNDKNQIAIAKACEDAGADYIAIHGRTKAGGYSAVVDYNAIAQAKANVKIPVIANGDINAQNANEILKITNCDAIMIGRASIGNPWIFAEIKNGTSVSNELKREIILAHFDAMIAHYGEHGANIFRKHLHQYSKGHEGATAFRNEINHINNTNIMRDLIKGFFA from the coding sequence ATGATAGATTTTAGTAAAAAGCCACTATTTTTAGCACCTTTGGCAGGTTTTTCAGATCTGCCACTTCGTAGTGTAGTGAAAAAATTTGGTTGCGACGTTACTATAAGTGAGATGATAAGTGCAAACGCTCTTGTATATGAAAGTAGTGCAAAGACACTTGAAATGGTCAAAAAATCTCCAAATGAGATACCATATATCGTCCAAATCGCTGGAAATGATATACAAAATATCAAAAAAGCAGTGCAAATTATAAATAAATTTGATGGTATTGACGGCATAGATCTAAACTGTGGCTGTCCAGTGCCAAAGGTCATAAAACAATGTGCAGGATCGGCATTACTAAATGATTTAGATCATCTAAAACGCATAGTTGAGACTATAAAAAAGACATCAAATAAAAGCTCTACGAGCGTGAAGATTAGGCTTGGATTTAATGACAAAAACCAAATTGCAATTGCAAAAGCTTGTGAAGACGCAGGAGCCGATTACATTGCGATACACGGACGCACTAAGGCTGGTGGATATAGTGCCGTGGTTGATTATAATGCAATAGCTCAAGCAAAAGCAAATGTAAAGATCCCTGTCATCGCAAATGGTGATATAAACGCACAGAATGCTAATGAAATTTTAAAAATAACAAACTGCGATGCGATTATGATAGGACGAGCAAGCATAGGCAACCCGTGGATATTTGCTGAGATCAAAAATGGCACAAGTGTTAGTAATGAGTTAAAACGTGAGATAATCTTGGCACATTTTGATGCGATGATCGCACACTATGGCGAACATGGGGCAAATATATTTCGCAAACACCTACATCAATACAGCAAAGGACATGAGGGTGCAACAGCATTTCGTAATGAGATAAATCACATTAATAACACTAATATTATGCGTGATCTTATAAAGGGATTTTTTGCTTAG
- a CDS encoding 5'-methylthioadenosine/adenosylhomocysteine nucleosidase encodes MIAILSAMDEEITPVLERVGAYKTIQYAQNKFYLANYHGKNLVLAYSKIGKVNAALTAAILVEKFRAEKLLFTGVAGALNNNYKIGDLMYATSLVQHDLDITVFKHPFGFVPGIEIFAKSDESLNALAVDIAKEQGLNLNSGIIATGDQFVCDKDKKEWIKHTFNADAVEMEGASVAQVCTQLSIPFFVLRAISDEAGGGAEFDFDEFLQSSAKVSADFMLAMVEKL; translated from the coding sequence ATGATAGCGATACTGAGTGCAATGGATGAGGAGATAACACCCGTTTTAGAGCGTGTTGGTGCATATAAGACGATACAATATGCACAAAATAAATTTTATCTAGCCAACTATCACGGTAAGAATTTAGTTCTTGCATATTCAAAAATCGGTAAGGTTAATGCTGCTCTTACGGCTGCGATTTTAGTTGAGAAATTCAGAGCTGAAAAGCTACTTTTTACCGGCGTTGCAGGTGCTTTAAACAATAACTATAAGATAGGCGATCTTATGTATGCTACAAGTTTGGTTCAGCACGATCTTGATATAACAGTTTTTAAACATCCTTTTGGTTTTGTTCCGGGCATAGAAATTTTTGCAAAAAGTGATGAGAGCTTAAATGCCCTTGCTGTTGATATTGCAAAGGAACAGGGTTTAAATTTAAACAGCGGTATCATCGCTACAGGCGATCAGTTTGTATGTGATAAAGATAAAAAAGAGTGGATAAAGCATACTTTTAACGCTGATGCTGTTGAGATGGAGGGGGCGAGTGTAGCCCAGGTATGCACTCAGCTTAGCATACCATTTTTCGTGCTTCGTGCGATCAGTGATGAAGCTGGTGGAGGTGCTGAGTTTGACTTTGATGAATTTTTGCAAAGTTCAGCTAAAGTCAGTGCAGACTTTATGTTGGCGATGGTTGAAAAGCTATGA
- a CDS encoding tRNA 2-thiocytidine biosynthesis TtcA family protein: protein MIDLSKKLLSIVGKTNARYKMIQGGDKILLGLSGGKDSLALAHVLKHMQCVTPKKFEFKAVTLSYGMGEDYAYLTEHCNSHGIEHEVIDSSIFEISKDKIRKNSSFCSFFSRMRRGYLYTYALKHGYNKLAIAHHLDDAVESFFMNFTYNGALRTLAPKYMAKNGIEVIRPFIFVRERALHENAVRNELRVIGDEACPAMRFDVKMPHARYETKQLLAQLEKQNPKLFTSLKAAFENIHLSTFFDEKFSV, encoded by the coding sequence ATGATAGATCTTAGTAAAAAGCTTTTAAGTATTGTTGGTAAAACGAATGCCAGATATAAGATGATTCAAGGTGGAGATAAAATTTTGCTTGGACTTAGCGGTGGCAAGGATAGTTTGGCTCTCGCTCACGTTTTAAAGCATATGCAGTGTGTAACACCTAAAAAATTTGAGTTTAAGGCTGTAACTTTAAGTTATGGAATGGGCGAAGATTATGCGTATCTTACTGAACACTGTAATAGTCATGGTATAGAGCACGAAGTCATAGATAGCTCGATATTTGAGATTTCAAAGGATAAAATTCGTAAAAATTCCAGCTTTTGTAGCTTTTTCTCGCGTATGAGACGTGGCTATCTTTATACTTATGCACTAAAACATGGATACAATAAACTAGCGATTGCACATCATTTAGACGATGCTGTAGAGAGTTTTTTTATGAATTTCACATACAATGGAGCACTTCGTACACTCGCACCAAAGTATATGGCTAAAAATGGCATAGAGGTCATTCGTCCATTTATCTTTGTGCGTGAGAGGGCTTTACATGAAAATGCCGTGCGTAATGAGCTTCGCGTTATCGGAGATGAGGCTTGTCCTGCGATGAGATTTGACGTTAAGATGCCACACGCCAGATATGAGACCAAACAGCTGCTGGCACAACTTGAAAAGCAAAATCCAAAACTTTTCACATCACTTAAAGCAGCCTTTGAAAATATCCATCTAAGTACGTTTTTTGATGAAAAATTTAGTGTATAA
- the fabD gene encoding ACP S-malonyltransferase, whose amino-acid sequence MGYAFIFAGQGSQSAGMGREFYENFSVCRELLQNASEYLRIDFENLLFSENEKLSISEFTQPAIVLSSLMAYEALKQSLNLEPKFSLGHSLGEFSALAVSGAFSYFNALKIVNLRGRFMQETCEGKDAGMMVVLGLNDALVEQICADARKQGLQIYAANYNCDGQIVVAGVRADLAKFESIFKEAGAKRAMLLNMSVASHCPILVSASERLVVELEKNLADSFAPVISNVSAKVYTSKSDALNLLKDQLVKPVLYKQSIKTYEDGIECFIELGTNTLKGINKKVTDKPTFSITDMPSLEEAVKNLESR is encoded by the coding sequence ATGGGATATGCATTTATCTTTGCAGGACAGGGTTCGCAAAGTGCTGGCATGGGACGAGAATTTTATGAAAATTTTAGTGTCTGCCGTGAACTTTTACAAAACGCTAGTGAGTATTTAAGGATAGATTTTGAAAATTTACTCTTTAGTGAAAACGAAAAGCTCAGCATTAGCGAATTTACTCAACCAGCTATTGTTTTAAGCTCCCTTATGGCTTATGAAGCGTTAAAGCAGAGCTTAAATTTAGAGCCTAAATTTAGCCTAGGGCATTCACTTGGTGAGTTTAGTGCATTAGCTGTAAGTGGTGCATTTAGTTATTTTAATGCATTAAAGATTGTCAATTTACGCGGGCGTTTTATGCAAGAGACGTGCGAAGGCAAGGATGCTGGTATGATGGTAGTACTAGGACTTAATGACGCTTTAGTAGAGCAAATTTGTGCCGATGCAAGAAAGCAAGGCTTACAAATTTATGCAGCAAACTACAACTGTGATGGACAGATTGTTGTGGCTGGAGTTAGAGCTGATTTGGCTAAATTTGAGAGCATTTTTAAAGAAGCTGGTGCAAAACGTGCAATGCTTTTAAATATGTCAGTTGCTAGCCACTGCCCGATACTAGTATCAGCAAGTGAGCGATTGGTCGTAGAGCTTGAAAAAAATTTAGCTGATAGTTTTGCTCCTGTTATTTCAAACGTAAGTGCGAAAGTTTACACGAGCAAGAGCGATGCTTTAAATTTATTAAAAGATCAGCTAGTAAAACCTGTGCTTTATAAGCAGAGTATAAAGACCTATGAAGACGGCATAGAGTGCTTTATAGAGCTAGGTACAAATACGCTAAAAGGAATAAACAAAAAAGTAACCGACAAGCCGACATTTAGTATAACAGATATGCCAAGTCTTGAAGAAGCGGTTAAAAATTTGGAGAGTAGATGA
- a CDS encoding FKBP-type peptidyl-prolyl cis-trans isomerase, producing the protein MSKDQVITMFYELKDATTGEILESNMQNGGEISFITGRGHIIQKLEEEVSKLKAGDRTTINIKATEGCGEYNKEAVQSLPKEQFAGIDLHEGMELFGQNEDGSSVRVIVKTIGDDEVVVDFNHPYAGKDLLFNVEILEIREATEDEKATGMVAGTHTCGCGGHGHDHDDGGCCGGHRHHHHDDHGHSSGCCGRHHH; encoded by the coding sequence GTGAGTAAAGATCAAGTTATAACTATGTTTTATGAGTTAAAGGACGCTACAACTGGCGAAATTTTAGAATCAAATATGCAAAATGGTGGAGAAATTTCATTCATCACTGGTCGTGGACATATTATACAAAAGCTAGAGGAAGAGGTTAGTAAGCTAAAAGCTGGAGATAGAACTACTATAAATATCAAAGCTACTGAAGGTTGTGGTGAGTATAATAAAGAGGCTGTTCAATCATTGCCTAAAGAACAGTTTGCAGGCATAGACTTGCACGAAGGTATGGAACTTTTTGGTCAAAATGAAGACGGCTCAAGCGTTCGTGTCATAGTAAAAACTATTGGCGATGATGAAGTTGTTGTGGATTTTAACCACCCATACGCTGGTAAAGACTTGTTATTTAATGTTGAAATTCTAGAAATTAGAGAGGCCACGGAGGACGAAAAGGCTACTGGTATGGTTGCTGGAACACATACTTGTGGTTGTGGCGGACACGGACATGATCATGATGATGGCGGTTGTTGCGGTGGACATAGGCATCATCACCATGACGATCATGGACATAGTAGTGGTTGTTGCGGAAGACATCATCATTAA
- the recO gene encoding recombination protein RecO, whose amino-acid sequence MQGFIIRTQKVKDEDLIVYILTRQYLVKSYRFYGARHSSVMTGYKIDFELIENTNFLPQLKNVMHLGYKWLIDRDRLIIWQQLMRLLYEHLKDVDSIDEIYFNELDLCAKCFELANPKRLIIESYIKILEFEGRLHSELECFVCDEPIYDIVSLTRGFLPSHPHCLNKSKFYRTKIENLFDTKSTIELDDDDINTLYKIILDGF is encoded by the coding sequence ATGCAAGGCTTTATCATACGCACACAAAAGGTCAAAGACGAAGATCTAATCGTTTATATACTCACGCGACAATATTTGGTTAAATCTTACCGATTTTATGGAGCAAGGCATTCTAGCGTGATGACTGGATATAAGATCGACTTTGAGCTTATAGAAAATACAAATTTCCTACCGCAGCTTAAAAATGTTATGCATCTTGGCTATAAATGGCTGATAGATCGAGATAGACTCATCATCTGGCAACAACTTATGCGATTGCTCTACGAACACTTAAAAGATGTGGATAGTATAGATGAAATTTATTTTAACGAGCTTGATCTGTGTGCTAAATGCTTTGAACTAGCCAACCCTAAACGTCTTATCATTGAAAGTTATATCAAAATCTTAGAGTTTGAAGGGAGATTGCATTCTGAGCTTGAGTGTTTTGTTTGCGATGAGCCGATCTATGATATCGTCTCGCTCACACGTGGCTTTCTACCATCGCATCCGCACTGTCTAAATAAGAGCAAATTTTATAGAACGAAGATAGAAAATTTATTTGACACAAAAAGCACTATAGAGCTTGATGACGATGATATAAATACACTTTATAAAATTATTTTAGATGGGTTTTAA